The genomic region TCATAAAAGTATTCACCAAAACAAATGTATTCGTGAATCTGTTTGTTCCttattatttatgatatttttattgagTAGTGTTAGTAACAATAAGGTTTATGCTACGTCGTTGTACTCATAAGCTGTTCACTTGTGTCAAGATTAACTTTTACTATAATCATAAGAACTTGTGTCATTTTTCCTGCTGATACAGTAATCTCCTGTTCTCAGTTCTTGGAAGCATTTCAGAACTGGATCTACCGCATGATGTTCTTTCATCAATGCGGCATAAACCAAAGGGCCGTGCACAGCTAAGTCAAATTCCTGGAAAGCTTTCTGTAGCTCTGCATGGGCATGCAAAAGCTGTTAATGCTGTTCATTGGTCACCGACTCATGGTGTGCTATTGTTTTTCTAAAACCGTCGACTTTTTACCTTTTTTGTTTTAGTGCATTATATTTATTGGTCCTGTCTTCTGAGTGCCATTTTAACTGTTTACGATCTAGTTTACAGTTCATCTACTTGCTTCTGCTGGGATGGATCAAACAATCTGCATATGGAATGTATGGAGCAGAGGTCAGAAAAAAGCTCGTGTGTTTAGCTTTCATAATGCAGCTGTGAAAGATGTTAAATGGTCACAGCAGGGATCATTTGTACTTTCTTGTGGATATGACTGTTCATCAAGGTTGATTGATGTTGAAAAGGGTCTTGAATCTCTGATTTTTAGAGATGATCAAGTTGTTGGAGTTATAAAATTCCATCCAGATGACTCAAACCTATTCCTTTCTGGGGGCTCGAAGGGCAGACTCAGATTGTGGGATGTTAGAACTGGCAAGGTGGTCCATGAATACATTCGAGGTCTGGGTCCAATTCTTGATGTTGAATTCTCCACTGATGGGAAGCAATTTGTATCTTCCAGTGACGTTTCCGGGAGTAACATCAGTGAAAATTCCATTATTGTTTGGGACATCTCTAGACAGGTTCCACTGTCTAATGAGGTTAGAGACATATTTCTACATCATTTAGTCTCCATCGCTGAGATTTTTATGGTAGAGCTATTTCCACCTCATATTgcctcctctttttcttttgttctgtCATAAAGTTAGTTTATGGCTATCTTCCAACCTAAATATATTACCTTTTGCTATAATCTTCCTGAGCATAGCCTCCTATCACGGTGAtaaagaaaattacaaattaaaatgaCTAGATAGTTGAATAGATTATTTGCAAGGAATTGAAACACATTTTCCGTATTAAACCTTTGTTTCTTCTcacaattgatttttatttttgtgtcgAATTAAAACTGTATGTAGTAAGTGTTGAGTCATGACATAAGTCTCTACCATTatgtaattgtaaaataataatgtttttgaaCCTTAATAAGCTGTAAGTACAAAATTGTTTACAATCTTTTGAAGTATTACCAGAACAAGCGAGGATAAATCTTCACTGTTACTGTGTGGTCAAGTAATTGAATCatatttttaggaattattgTTTGAGTCTATATTTGAATTACATAATTCCTTTAACCCATTCCCTTGCTTTCATGCCTCAAACCGCATTGTTTCTATTATTGATCAATGCTTCGAGGagaacagtaaaatttcttgcTGACTCAGTCAAGGTGGGCTAGCTAATAGCCATTGTATCTGCTATGCTTTGCTGTAACCTATATACCCCTTGTAGGTTAGCTTCATAGGTCATAATGCTTTGATTTGAACATTCTGTGTTAATAATTTCTTGGCAGAAATCACAAAGCGTCCTTAGTCAGGATTATAATTTGGGGTTTGGTACACATCTAAATCgagtaaaaagaaagaattcCATGGCTTATCTGCGTAGGGAACCTAGGCCAAACTTTAACTTGGTGCCTCTATGCTACAGAGCTTTATAAATGAACCATTAGTTTGTTTGTAGACTTGGCACCTATCTTTTCTGTTCAAGTTGACAATTCTTAAGAGTCATTTGAATACTGCCTCTTATGTTACATCAACTTAAGTCGGGTCCAATTATGCATGACTTTGGAGTTTGATATGAGTCGTGTCATTAAAGCACACATGCATGCACAAAAGTGTTTCTTTTTTgtatggaaaagaaaagatgcaTAATCAATCAGCCATTTCAGAATACTATTTTCCTGTGTAAGATTGATGTTCCCTTGGACTAAAGTCATGTACTTCAATTACTCTTGTCACTTCTATTTCCCTTTCAAATATAGAAGGGGATGTAACAAATGTCTATCTTTAGCCCTTTGATATGGATATGTCCCAATCATATCTTTTCAGTTGACCCTTTTCATATGGATATTGCAATTCAAGACAACCTTGATAGGATATTAGGATAAAGTTTAACACCAAATGTGGCTTAGACACCTAAGATGCTATTTTTGTTGTCTTGGTGAAAACGGTAACAGTGTTGAACTTCTAGAATACTGGTAAGCTAGATTTGTTGCATATAGAATGTTTAATGAATACATGTAAGGTGACAACTTTGTTCATTGTTTATGGCCGAATCATTTTTGGTAATTGTTCCAGGTTTATGCAGAAGCCTACACTTGTCCTTGTGTTAGGTACCATCCATTCGATCCCTATTTTGTGGCCCAATCAAATGGGAATTATATTGCCATTTTCTCTTCAAAACCTCCCTTCAAGCTAGACAAGTATAAAAGGTATGAAAGCCATGGAGTGTCTGGATTTCCAATTAAGTGCAATTTCAGCTTGGATGGGGAGAAGCTTGCCTCTGGTTCCTCAGATGGTTCTATATACTTGTTTAACTCCCGATCATCGGTGCTTGTCAAGAAGATCAAGGCGTACGAGGAAGCTTGTGTAGACATCGCTTTCCACCCCATATTGTCTAATGTAATTGCTTCATGCAGTTGGAATGGAGATGTTTCAGTGTTTGAGTGAGACTAtgtataataaaacatcaaCTTATTTGTCATTAAGGTTTAAGATGCTTTATGAGATCAAAACTGTCTAGTACTCCGGACTTGGAAGGCATTTGGTCTACACCTattaaagagaagaaaaaaaagaaaaatcttccCATCACATTTCACTACTAGCTGAATTGCAGGTTGATttgaagttttcaaaataatggGAAACATCTCTACCATCGTGTGCCCTCTGGCATGGTAATGGGAATGTGTGCAATTAAAACCAATTTGATTGGTAAAactaaaaatggtttttttccCTATCAAATGCAACGGCTGCAAAACCTGCAAGATCACACTCGTCTTTAAGTTCTTGTGGTGGATTAGCCACCCAATCGTTAAGGCAAATACTCAACTTAGCTTTCCTAGGCATTTATCTGTCACATGTTACCTTCTAGCTAATATAGGAAAAAGAAACATGAGCGATAGAATGAACAAATAGGATATTGTGGCAGTCACGACTCAAAAATGACTTCGGGCAACCTCGGCCAATTGCTCTCAAACTTGAGATGTAGTATACTTTGATGGGGCATTGAatccattaaatttaaattttttttaggtcgAATCCCATAGAGATTGGACACAGAATTGAATTCTGTTGtgattagaaattagttaaACTTCTAGGAAAATAAATAGGAGTTTAATTATtccgaaaataaagaaataaatataagcAAGAGAacaaaaattatggaaaattgGAATAATGAAAAGGAAGCCAATATGATGACAAACTCTAGCCTCGGGTGAAATATTAATCTCTTAATTGGGATTGATTATTGATTAGATTATATCTTCTTACTTGTTGATAAGCCAATTATAGCAATTGAAGAATAACTTCAAATCaccaatattttcttaaattgtaaattaactGCGAGAACAACTCAACAAATAATCATTGCTAGTTGAACAATCCTAAAAGACGTTTCTAGAATTTTATTCACCAACAAGCTCAACTGtgtaattcatttaaattagaTTACCCATTCCTATAATACAACTTGACCACCTAGTTCAATCAAATTATGCTAAGTTGCCACTGAAAGTtagaataaaaagataattacgGATACAGTTATTCCAACTAACAATTTACTATACTAAATACCAAACAAGAGGCCAACTTGAAGCAATActaagaataataataagatgTGGCAAAGACCTAGGTCAAAAAATGAAGAATGAGTAAATACCCATTGAACAAGAAAAGAATGAAGAACACTTAAATCTCACAATCCTAATAAACTCAAAAATTCTATCTCTCATCGATTAGAGAAACAAGAATTAGCCACTCGTAACTCTGTGAATGTTGAAATAATACTCTCCTCTCATTGGGAAATGTTGAATTCCTCCTTTATAGAGAGGAGTTCTATCCCAACTTCCTCTCTAAAATGAAGATgaatacaaaacaaaaattttaaaatgataaaatcaccaaatataatatttattatttaagagTATCTTGTAAGTGATCAAATGTAAAATAGTTATTTATCTCAAAATAATCTCCACAATTACCAACTTGatttacaatttttcacatattGTTCATCTTCAAGCTACACACCAACCATATTGCTTTCTATGGCTCGACCACATATCATACATGCATCAATTGCACAAATTGACTCCAAATTTAAGTATCCTCATGGCATATTTTGCACCTATAAGAAATTGActtaattaattagaattagTAGCAATCATGCcccaaatttactaaaattagaaaccaaaacatgtcaaatatGCACACTAACAAATGCACCCACTCAGCCAATACTTGTCCTTAAGCATCTCATATATCATTtccttaataataaatacattagtTTGCAAGTCTAGTTAAGCacacaattattttaattaggaGACAATTAAGCTTCATAAAGTTGACTTTGTACCAAATATTTCAAGACACTgtaaagttgaaaaaaattcacaatcataaagaaattttattcttttcttttctaattcaaGTATCTTATTGGATTGTCTAGGCGTCACTTGATATTTAGATGTGAAGAAAGATGACAACGCAAGCACCCAACCATGGTCACTTAATTCATAATTATTATGATCAGTTGAGTAACTGATTTGTTCAAGATGTCACATGATCTTTTGATGCGAAGATAAATGATAATCCAAGCACCTAACCTTGATTACTCAATTAATCACAATTCTAAGAGTtattatctaaataattaatgGGGTATATGAtgcctctttctttttttgtttttttcattttatgagtGTGAACAACTTAAATCATGCAATTGGAGTGTTTAAACTAGTTTTAGTAAATGTCGATAATTATGGAGCATCTAATTCACACACAATTTAGTTTCATATAATTAGGCAAACCTAAAGCATTTTCTTGCAAGGATTGAGTAATGAGACATTGTTTACCTTGATGCACCCCAAGTCTGATGGGTGCAAGAATAAGGTGTGTGGTGTGAAGTTATCTGTTTGGCGTAGTGTAATCTGTCATGTTAAGTCTTCTAGCGAATTGAAACATGGCGTATAGTATCCACCATtgagtaaataaatgttttaggtTATTCTGTTATCTAAGAGAATGATATATCAAGCGAAGTATAAGTTAGGTGAAAGTTACTGCCAAATGTTTAGTACGCTTAATTTGTCTGAATATTGTGTTAGTTGGGTTGTAAAGTGACCTGGTTAGGAACCAACTGGATTGACTAGTCAAATATCATTTGTACATGATTTTCGTTTATGTTTCTTTTAGAATTTGTAGGCCATCAAGAATGAAAAATTCCAGATACAAAGTACAGATGTCAAGTTCCACTAAAGGGATTTgagagtatatatatgtgtgtgaagGGTTCTTCAGGAAGTTCTTCTTCCTTCAATATTactttttgattctttttcttaagtttaaatattatctCTTCCTTATTAAGCTGGAATCTAAGGTTATTGGTCTAATTGGTGGTTGTTCCAtttcttgttgttgttgttgggtCGAGATGGATGTTCGAGTCTAGAGCTTCGAGCTACAAGTTAGGCAAGTATTTGGTGAGTCTCTATTTTGAATCCTGCATGTTAATTGTTCTGGTAAAGACTTATATATAACGGTAACACCTCAGATAGCGAGTAAGTGGGTGAAGCATAATAAAGATGTTATGTGTGTGTGATGATATTATGTATGAACTACTGTATAAATAGACAATGATTGGTAAGTATGTAGGTAAAGTCTGATATAGGAATATACGAACTGGTCAGCTATGAGTGAACAAATCTGGGTAAGTAAATTCGGGGTAAAGCATCCCTTCTGATGCCTTTGGTAATGGAGGTATATTGCTAACCAGATTGACAGAtcacaataagaaaataagtgtaagaccatgtggttGAGACCCATGGCAATGTATGATATGGAAACAATCATGGTGTAGCATCTAGTAAAATGAAGCTTGGACTGACAGATCACGACATGAGAATGTGTAAGTTCATGTGGCTAAGACCCATGACAATATATGATTGTATGAATGTTCATAGTGAAGCCGGCGATAATGTGTAGATTGACTTGGCAGATCACGACATGAGAATATGTAAGTCCATGTGGTTGAAACCCATGGCAATATATGACTGTATGAATATTCATGGTGAAGCCTTCGATAATGTGTAGGTCAAACTAGAAGATCAAGACATGAAATTATGTATGAGTACATGAGGGAGAAACCCACGACACCTACTATGAAAGTTCGCTAAGATAGTAAACACGTGATTTTGTATGTTTGCTTGTGTGGCATGATTTGCTAAGATTTTGTGGCAAGTTTTGTAACATTTTGTTGGCGTATTTGATGATATCTGTGTGGTAGAATGTGATTATCCGCCCTTGCGGTAAGTTTTggataaattttgagatttatttgataGATAAGTCTATGATAAGGTTATGATACGTCTAAATTTAGTTTGGTTGACTTAATTCTGTAATGTAATTGAATAAGTCTAAAGGGAAGTTCttgaaatgaagtgtgtatcTGTATGTTTAAAAAGGGTATCTGCCATGGTAATCTGTTAATTTAGAATATGGGCGTATTCAAATTATGAAAGGTATAAGTGTTTGTTAGTATGAATTTAGACTATGCTATGAAAGattgaaatatgaattatttgataTCTATCACATTTGAGAAGTATCATGTCTTATTTGGGATAGTTGGAATATAAGTTTTTGGCAAATCTGGTATTCTTATGCTGTGAAATATAGATGTTTAGATTTCTTTTGAATGACCTGGAGTGTTCTTAATCAGTATGAGTATATATAGTAGGTTGAATCAAGGTATGATCTGGTTGATGATCTGATTTAGCAAATTCAACATAAGAATCTGCCAAAAGTAAGATCAACAAGTAGTATCCACTAAGAGAATAGTACATGTGATTAATTGTTCTAGATAACTAAAGATAGTTGTTTGAAGAGAAGTGAAAATGTAGTATCGTCTGATAAGATCTAGATTCAGTCATATAGTTAGATGAAAGATGACATGTTAAGATagttgatggtcactaaactaactatgaAAACGactaaggcaagcgcacctatcgaacaatagtatagttatggtgagtagggaatatcgtatccatgaggactaaaagcactagtaattaccatttttctattatttagccgacaaattggagtgattgtttttaatctaaatttactaatctaatttatCTAATAatgcaacagagaatgaaataggaaaataatcaaaggtaaccaatgagatagacaatacccaggaaagaatccacctagatttcacctattattatgaatctgaattaaacgatttattcacttgtgtattgatccgtaaaaatccctaaattatgttaatatctctttcgagagtaagaacaactgactctaggttgattaattgaaatctctttctaattaaaacccctatcgtcacattaactcgatctatggattcccctattagatttgactctaatccggtagatttatgttgccctatttctaggattgcatgcaactccactcaattatgttatatctactcttaaacagagaCTTTTGCTTCACTGAAATAAgcatattaaacatgaattaatatcccaaaaatattaaaacacaaaataaacatacataattaagaacaagaatcaagtatttatcgcgtaaaaacataaattaaataataagattcatcatagatttcatcctccctaggtatctaggaaatttagttcataatcctgaataaaaacatctcaaagtcagaataaccacaagTAAAGAAACTCCataaaacttcgaaagaaattaaatggagatcttcgatcttgagGGAGATCCGCTTCCGAGTTGATTTTATTGGCGTTCTTCGAGTGCTTTCTTCTATCTTTTCTGAGTGCCTCCTTTAAGTCTTCtactaattggtatttatagactttagaatgctcagaaagtctaaaaattgggttttctCGCGTATCTGGGAAGTAGGGTACGATATCGACACGGGTTGGCAGATGGgcgtgtggccagcccgtgtagaaatgcccaggccgtgtggatgCTAGAAACAGCTCTATTTGTCcgattttggctcgttttttgctccttttgctcccaaatgctctcctgagtatagaaacatgaatttaaaggattaggagtatcaaattcactaatttacataattaatcatctaaaaacgcattaagaatgagattaaaatatgttacttttcaagcttatcaaatatccccacacttaagtttttgcttgtcctcaagcaaaatcctcaactcacaattaaaatcaatctttctcaacttataattctcatcaataatgtttctgtaacaccccttactcgtatccgtcgccagaataggatacgaggtattaccagattttactgattttttttaaaactcaatataacccctttataaatatctaatcctccctacaaattttaaaccgagaccaagccaacacaaccaatccatttcaacatattttcaagatagatttattgtattcataagataatctcatcacatgccaaaaccaaaagttggtagccataccaatggctaaccatacattcattccacattaacatctactttactagcttatacatgccattgatttccaaaataagtttctttatgtaccgagatcttgaggttgatagtgtgatgcttctccgaccaaatccgacctccgagctcttaatactacaaaacaggggaaaaagaaacagggtaagcactttgtgcttagtaagctcatgtaataggaattatacttacctaatatttttaatacaatgcaataaacattcatatatCCATTCAacacattattcccctatcatgcacaaactcaacattcaagttagttcaataatttccatgtatcaataacatatatatatcatgattgataagctcatcaattccatgatttccattcccttgttatttttccatatttatcccgttgaactacttggaatttcgatggattttcaggggtacacctaagtgtacaaattccgggtccgtcaattcatattcatgtgacATTTCCATTTCGAGAGCACACTCCATGAACCTCATCCTAACAgtgggattaccagtccaggctaaatcccctgtaatataaactcatagagtattgtcgggattaccagtccaggctaaatcccctgcaacgacaattactctaatgagcttggatctgaattaccagtccaggctaaattcagaccctaattcggattacccatccgggctaaatccattttccacatattcttcgggagggctatatcagaataggatcacccgtccgggctagatcctttttaccgtcaattccttttcagagatccatcgaattttcctttcattcaaccgggatttatttcctcttttcatcaagaatatcaatacttcatcaattatcatacaataaacatcaaaatcatattcacatcaataacaaacatttcaagcatttaggaatataattcaagttacacgaacttacctcgacacttgttcgtaaccaaaaatctactaatcccgaactttttcttttcctcgatcttacttcgtatttgaattttccggatctaaataaataaatttaatcattaatctaatacatttcatgttcatatgtaacattctctataattacattattatttgtagTGCATTCAAATctgtctcactgagtcacagtcactaaattatttatatcttgagctacagaactccaaattaagattcgataattttccctgaaactagactcacatatcttcttatcataaaattttcagaattttttctttaaagtttcccctgtttcactgttcgacagttccgacctctcttcactaaaaattagttATCTCATAGTACAGAATtaggatgatgtttccatttgtttcatctgaaaatagacttattaaggattctaaccatataaattataactcataatcatttttgtacaatttttaatgattttccaaagtcataacaggggaacccgaattcattctgaccttgtctcacaaaatctattatatctcatgatttacaattctattgcttacaccattcttttataagaaactagactcaataagctttaatttcatattttattcatcctataattcgttctatacaatttttggtgatttttcaaagctagagtactgctgctatccaaaactgttttagtgtatgatgttaattaccatttttccctaaactttcaataaatgataatttcatccctgctcaattaacctctcaattgagctgatttttctcaattaacactttatcccatcactttaaactactttataacctttgtaAATCAGAATTTCAGCACTAGACTTTGATTccaaacattttcacaattaggtcctacaaattaatttctattgaaattacctaataaaatcatctcataaacaaattaaagcttcaatttcatcctatttcatcataaacttctagcacatattcatagaaactttcaaattcattcacaaaatcaaaaactaatgaatttagtaataggacctagttgtaaaagtcttagacatacaaaaattacaagaaaaaggcaaggattaactcacttggtgcaaaatttatgaaaaaccagattgaagaaacccttaggtcgtttttggctgatgggaatgcagaaaaataaagaggaatctagataattctactttagtcctaacttttaaagcaaattttgcaatattccaattttacccttaattcttcaattctcctgatttttctcagcgtatgccgcccaaaatatctccttttggggttattttcaatttatgccCCTCTTCATTTTACAATTGAGCtattaatccttctagtaacttttacatcttttcaatctagtccttttcacttaattgactacccaaacattaaaattttctaacaaaattttaataccatattactaacacttcataaatatttataaaactatttttgactcggttttacgagatcgaagtctcgataccttgtttttacccaatttcttctataatttctttttctaactaaccactaaatcggtaaaatttttctattgatattttcatacgattttcctatcatagcaatattcatgcaaaaaaatattaaaataaatttatctttaaatcgaatttgtggttacgaaaccactattccgataactttgaatttgggccattacaactctctccccctttaaggattttcgtcctcgaaaatcttaccagtaaagaggtttgggtattgTTTCCTCATTGCCTCCTCCGG from Gossypium raimondii isolate GPD5lz chromosome 1, ASM2569854v1, whole genome shotgun sequence harbors:
- the LOC105779943 gene encoding uncharacterized protein LOC105779943 → MDLLFKAYSNTSDDEPEPEPDPEPKPVNHHHIPFRPSKRPKSEYLFPTLDLQKREEAPLSGRYISKRERALAGAVSQAHEPNPIHRDHHVINQSVLGSISELDLPHDVLSSMRHKPKGRAQLSQIPGKLSVALHGHAKAVNAVHWSPTHVHLLASAGMDQTICIWNVWSRGQKKARVFSFHNAAVKDVKWSQQGSFVLSCGYDCSSRLIDVEKGLESLIFRDDQVVGVIKFHPDDSNLFLSGGSKGRLRLWDVRTGKVVHEYIRGLGPILDVEFSTDGKQFVSSSDVSGSNISENSIIVWDISRQVPLSNEVYAEAYTCPCVRYHPFDPYFVAQSNGNYIAIFSSKPPFKLDKYKRYESHGVSGFPIKCNFSLDGEKLASGSSDGSIYLFNSRSSVLVKKIKAYEEACVDIAFHPILSNVIASCSWNGDVSVFE